A single Lolium perenne isolate Kyuss_39 chromosome 6, Kyuss_2.0, whole genome shotgun sequence DNA region contains:
- the LOC139832439 gene encoding uncharacterized protein, translating to MDNDDEMMLQLFTEEQNAQAPFFIVPRRGGSKPGKRRNINMHREADAMLLDADYFNDEANHSPKEFRRRFRMNKELFLKIVHDVREYDTYFMAKRDCTGLWGFTSIQKCTAAMRCLAYEAPPDTSNDSLRMVESTCTESLYRFCRAVIAVFAKD from the exons ATGGACAACGACGACGAGATGATGTTGCAGCTATTCACGGAGGAGCAGAACGCTCAAGCT CCTTTCTTCATCGTGCCTCGGCGCGGCGGCTCCAAGCCaggcaagaggaggaacatcaacATGCATCGTGAAGCCGACGCAATGCTGCTTGACGCCGACTACTTCAACGACGAAGCGAATCATTCACCGAAGGAATTTCGGCgccggtttaggatgaacaaggaaCTGTTCTTGAAGATTGTCCACGACGTCAGGGAGTACGACACGTACTTCATGGCCAAGAGAGACTGCACAGGTTTGTGGGGCTTCACCTCAATTCAGAAGTGCACTGCTGCAATGCGCTGTCTTGCATACGAAGCTCCTCCAGATACATCCAATGACTCTCTACGGATGGTTGAGTCAACATGCACAGAGAGTCTCTACAGATTCTGCCGAGCCGTCATTGCTGTGTTTGCCAAAGACTAA
- the LOC127307765 gene encoding uncharacterized protein isoform X1, whose product MAPRKRAAAAAPASKKPPPSQPSQPAKFSIRHFFERQSQAAPSQIARRQKPDASPDPMPPPPPPPPLPLPEEVSPEVTKTLAPKRVKFSPGMEQRGAALGRRWRSSDGRLFRWRWVKLVVGAGRPVPVALPQPCTTGVRRNQPDTLRFLLPRLVEERRQIRGLWLLLGKMEHQSCIIG is encoded by the exons ATGGCTCCACGGAAGCGCGCGGCAGCGGCCGCGCCCGCGTCGAAGAAGCCGCCGCCCTCGCAGCCATCGCAGCCCGCCAAGTTCAGCATCCGCCACTTCTTCGAGCGCCAGTCGCAGGCCGCCCCCTCCCAGATCGCCAGGCGCCAGAAGCCCGACGCTAGCCCCGACCCCATGCCTcctcctcccccgccgccgccgctgcccctGCCGGAGGAGGTCTCGCCGGAGGTCACCAAGACCCTCGCGCCAAAGCGGGTCAAGTTTTCTCCCGGAATG GAGCAGCGAGGGGCGGCGCTGggacggaggtggaggagcagcGACGGGCGCCTCTTCCGGTGGCGCTGGGTGAAGTTGGTGGTGGGAGCAGGCCGACCGGTGCCGGTCGCGCTCCCTCAGCCATGTACGACCGGAGTCCGCCGAAATCAACCTGATACGCTGCGATTTCTCCTCCCAAG ATTGGTTGAGGAGAGGAGACAGATCCGTGGCCTATGGCTTTTGTTGGGGAAGATGGAGCACCAAAGCTGCATAATTGGTTGA
- the LOC127307765 gene encoding uncharacterized protein isoform X2, which translates to MAPRKRAAAAAPASKKPPPSQPSQPAKFSIRHFFERQSQAAPSQIARRQKPDASPDPMPPPPPPPPLPLPEEVSPEVTKTLAPKRVKFSPGMRGAALGRRWRSSDGRLFRWRWVKLVVGAGRPVPVALPQPCTTGVRRNQPDTLRFLLPRLVEERRQIRGLWLLLGKMEHQSCIIG; encoded by the exons ATGGCTCCACGGAAGCGCGCGGCAGCGGCCGCGCCCGCGTCGAAGAAGCCGCCGCCCTCGCAGCCATCGCAGCCCGCCAAGTTCAGCATCCGCCACTTCTTCGAGCGCCAGTCGCAGGCCGCCCCCTCCCAGATCGCCAGGCGCCAGAAGCCCGACGCTAGCCCCGACCCCATGCCTcctcctcccccgccgccgccgctgcccctGCCGGAGGAGGTCTCGCCGGAGGTCACCAAGACCCTCGCGCCAAAGCGGGTCAAGTTTTCTCCCGGAATG CGAGGGGCGGCGCTGggacggaggtggaggagcagcGACGGGCGCCTCTTCCGGTGGCGCTGGGTGAAGTTGGTGGTGGGAGCAGGCCGACCGGTGCCGGTCGCGCTCCCTCAGCCATGTACGACCGGAGTCCGCCGAAATCAACCTGATACGCTGCGATTTCTCCTCCCAAG ATTGGTTGAGGAGAGGAGACAGATCCGTGGCCTATGGCTTTTGTTGGGGAAGATGGAGCACCAAAGCTGCATAATTGGTTGA
- the LOC127307765 gene encoding uncharacterized protein isoform X3 has protein sequence MAPRKRAAAAAPASKKPPPSQPSQPAKFSIRHFFERQSQAAPSQIARRQKPDASPDPMPPPPPPPPLPLPEEVSPEVTKTLAPKRVKFSPGMEQRGAALGRRWRSSDGRLFRWRWVKLVVGAGRPVPVALPQPCTTGVRRNQPDTLRFLLPSIPQARSSSDADLADSIRW, from the exons ATGGCTCCACGGAAGCGCGCGGCAGCGGCCGCGCCCGCGTCGAAGAAGCCGCCGCCCTCGCAGCCATCGCAGCCCGCCAAGTTCAGCATCCGCCACTTCTTCGAGCGCCAGTCGCAGGCCGCCCCCTCCCAGATCGCCAGGCGCCAGAAGCCCGACGCTAGCCCCGACCCCATGCCTcctcctcccccgccgccgccgctgcccctGCCGGAGGAGGTCTCGCCGGAGGTCACCAAGACCCTCGCGCCAAAGCGGGTCAAGTTTTCTCCCGGAATG GAGCAGCGAGGGGCGGCGCTGggacggaggtggaggagcagcGACGGGCGCCTCTTCCGGTGGCGCTGGGTGAAGTTGGTGGTGGGAGCAGGCCGACCGGTGCCGGTCGCGCTCCCTCAGCCATGTACGACCGGAGTCCGCCGAAATCAACCTGATACGCTGCGATTTCTCCTCCCAAG CATTCCACAGGCACGTTCAAGCAGCGATGCTGATCTTGCTGACTCAATCCGCTGGTGA
- the LOC127307765 gene encoding uncharacterized protein isoform X5: MAPRKRAAAAAPASKKPPPSQPSQPAKFSIRHFFERQSQAAPSQIARRQKPDASPDPMPPPPPPPPLPLPEEVSPEVTKTLAPKRVKFSPGMEQRGAALGRRWRSSDGRLFRWRWVKLVVGAGRPVPVALPQPCTTGVRRNQPDTLRFLLPRQ; this comes from the exons ATGGCTCCACGGAAGCGCGCGGCAGCGGCCGCGCCCGCGTCGAAGAAGCCGCCGCCCTCGCAGCCATCGCAGCCCGCCAAGTTCAGCATCCGCCACTTCTTCGAGCGCCAGTCGCAGGCCGCCCCCTCCCAGATCGCCAGGCGCCAGAAGCCCGACGCTAGCCCCGACCCCATGCCTcctcctcccccgccgccgccgctgcccctGCCGGAGGAGGTCTCGCCGGAGGTCACCAAGACCCTCGCGCCAAAGCGGGTCAAGTTTTCTCCCGGAATG GAGCAGCGAGGGGCGGCGCTGggacggaggtggaggagcagcGACGGGCGCCTCTTCCGGTGGCGCTGGGTGAAGTTGGTGGTGGGAGCAGGCCGACCGGTGCCGGTCGCGCTCCCTCAGCCATGTACGACCGGAGTCCGCCGAAATCAACCTGATACGCTGCGATTTCTCCTCCCAAG ACAGTAA
- the LOC127307765 gene encoding uncharacterized protein isoform X4: MAPRKRAAAAAPASKKPPPSQPSQPAKFSIRHFFERQSQAAPSQIARRQKPDASPDPMPPPPPPPPLPLPEEVSPEVTKTLAPKRVKFSPGMEQRGAALGRRWRSSDGRLFRWRWVKLVVGAGRPVPVALPQPCTTGVRRNQPDTLRFLLPSIPQARSSSDADLADSIR, encoded by the exons ATGGCTCCACGGAAGCGCGCGGCAGCGGCCGCGCCCGCGTCGAAGAAGCCGCCGCCCTCGCAGCCATCGCAGCCCGCCAAGTTCAGCATCCGCCACTTCTTCGAGCGCCAGTCGCAGGCCGCCCCCTCCCAGATCGCCAGGCGCCAGAAGCCCGACGCTAGCCCCGACCCCATGCCTcctcctcccccgccgccgccgctgcccctGCCGGAGGAGGTCTCGCCGGAGGTCACCAAGACCCTCGCGCCAAAGCGGGTCAAGTTTTCTCCCGGAATG GAGCAGCGAGGGGCGGCGCTGggacggaggtggaggagcagcGACGGGCGCCTCTTCCGGTGGCGCTGGGTGAAGTTGGTGGTGGGAGCAGGCCGACCGGTGCCGGTCGCGCTCCCTCAGCCATGTACGACCGGAGTCCGCCGAAATCAACCTGATACGCTGCGATTTCTCCTCCCAAG CATTCCACAGGCACGTTCAAGCAGCGATGCTGATCTTGCTGACTCAATCCGCTG A